A genomic stretch from Bacteroidales bacterium includes:
- the fabD gene encoding ACP S-malonyltransferase, whose product MKAYVFPGQGAQHPGMGKDLYDKFSIAKDYFHKANEILGFDITAIMFEGSEDDLKQTRITQPSIFLHSVILTYCLENFKPDMVAGHSLGEFSALVAAKALSFEDGLRLVYARALAMQKACDLQPSTMAAVLGLDDQQIEEILQKITDEVVVAANYNSPGQVVISGSISGIEKASELLKEAGAKRVLPLKVGGAFHSPLMEPARVELAEQIEKTTFQTPICPIYQNVTGLPYTHPDIIKNNLILQLTSPVRWTQTIQNMVRDGAEEFIEVGPGNVLQGLIKKISPEVIAFSASI is encoded by the coding sequence ATGAAAGCTTACGTTTTCCCTGGGCAAGGTGCTCAACATCCTGGAATGGGTAAAGATTTGTACGATAAATTTTCGATTGCTAAAGATTATTTTCATAAAGCTAACGAAATTTTAGGTTTTGACATTACTGCTATCATGTTTGAAGGTAGCGAAGATGATTTGAAACAAACGCGTATTACGCAGCCTTCTATTTTTCTCCATAGTGTCATCTTGACCTATTGCCTAGAAAATTTTAAACCCGACATGGTAGCCGGACATTCACTAGGGGAATTTTCCGCACTGGTTGCTGCCAAAGCTTTAAGTTTTGAGGATGGTTTACGGTTGGTTTATGCAAGGGCTCTTGCTATGCAAAAAGCTTGCGACCTTCAACCCAGTACCATGGCGGCAGTGCTTGGACTGGATGACCAACAAATTGAAGAAATTCTTCAAAAAATCACCGACGAAGTAGTCGTTGCTGCTAATTATAATAGTCCTGGTCAAGTAGTTATTTCTGGTTCAATTTCTGGCATCGAAAAAGCTTCTGAGCTATTAAAAGAAGCTGGAGCTAAAAGAGTTCTTCCTCTTAAAGTGGGCGGTGCATTCCATAGCCCACTCATGGAACCAGCAAGAGTCGAACTAGCTGAGCAAATTGAAAAAACAACGTTTCAGACTCCCATATGCCCCATATATCAAAACGTAACTGGGCTACCATATACACATCCTGACATCATTAAAAACAATCTTATTCTTCAGCTAACATCACCTGTAAGATGGACCCAAACCATCCAAAATATGGTACGCGATGGGGCAGAAGAATTTATCGAAGTGGGTCCCGGCAACGTCTTACAAGGTCTGATCAAAAAAATCTCTCCAGAGGTTATTGCCTTTTCTGCTAGTATCTAA